The following proteins come from a genomic window of Carassius auratus strain Wakin unplaced genomic scaffold, ASM336829v1 scaf_tig00214864, whole genome shotgun sequence:
- the LOC113093098 gene encoding protocadherin gamma-A11-like: MPGTDAMARHSVMFLILLIQTARGQVSYSIPEEMSKGSTVGNIAQDLGLDLQRLKSGKARIFTRDSTEYIELNRNSGLLLIREKMDRESLCAKTTPCAVHLQMILENPMELYTITIEIMDINDNAPSFQKKDIRFEISESAAAGAGFMLGRAFDPDVGTNALQSYSLKPSDQFRLELHSQADGSKNVEMILQRPLDRETQNSFTLLLEAFDGGNPVLSGTVQIRITVLDINDNAPVFMQKVYKTTISENAPKGTILTVVSASDADEGSNSVVTYYISDTVEKNVFDMFLVKEQTGELILNGQIDYEKVSHYELNIQAKDQGGLSNTCKVIIDVLDINDNSPSIQILSNSHSIPEGCKTGTIVAMLNVDDLDSGVNGQVQCVIIENIPFAITSQSSSFFSLQTEQELDREREADYNISVICTDEGVPALSSSVSLRVQISDVNDNAPIFEKSHYEACVLENNTPGLSIFTIKASDADWNQNARVSYILEDSTVNGVSVSSYVSIHPDSGLITAVRSFDYEQLKDFHFRVKAQDGGSPPLSSNVTVKIIVQDQNDNAPQVLYPVQTSASVVAEIVPRAADVGYLVTKVVAVDVDSGQNAWLSYKLQKATDRALFEVGLQNGEIRTVRQVTDKDAVKQKLTVVVEDNGQPSRSAVVSINVAVADSFPEVLSEFTDFTHEKQHDDNLTFYLVLALAAVSFLFITCVVVIISVKVYRWRQSRFLYQPNLPVIPYYPPHYADTGVTGTLPHGYNYEVCMTTDSRKSDCKFSTLGGKNILVVDPSFAETMQRTIKKNSSIDDVSSAESVRKVMLDVLSLLLFFSV, from the coding sequence ATGCCTGGCACTGATGCAATGGCACGGCATTCTGTGATGTTTTTGATTCTTCTGATTCAAACTGCACGAGGACAGGTCAGTTACTCCATCCCAGAAGAAATGTCAAAAGGATCGACTGTAGGAAATATTGCTCAGGATTTGGGCTTGGATTTACAACGATTAAAGTCAGGAAAAGCGCGAATATTTACCAGAGACAGCACGGAATACATCGAGCTGAACAGAAACAGTGGATTGCTGCTTATCAGAGAGAAAATGGACCGCGAGTCTCTTTGTGCAAAAACAACTCCGTGCGCGGTGCATCTTCAAATGATTTTAGAAAACCCGATGGAATTATACACGATTACAATAGAAATCATGGATATAAATGACAACGCTCCCAGTTTCCAGAAAAAGGACATCAGATTTGAGATCAGCGAATCGGCGGCTGCGGGTGCTGGTTTTATGCTCGGCAGAGCTTTCGATCCAGATGTAGGAACAAATGCTCTACAGAGCTACTCGCTGAAACCGAGTGATCAATTCCGGCTTGAATTGCACAGTCAGGCAGATGGTAGTAAAAACGTCGAGATGATTTTACAAAGGCCACTTGATAGAGAAACGCAAAACTCATTTACTTTGTTGTTAGAAGCGTTTGATGGAGGCAATCCTGTGCTCTCTGGCACTGTACAGATACGCATCACTGTGTTAGATATTAATGATAATGCTCCTGTTTTTATGCAAAAGGTATATAAAACCACAATATCAGAAAACGCACCGAAAGGTACGATATTAACAGTGGTGAGCGCGTCTGATGCAGACGAAGGATCCAACAGTGTAGTGACGTACTACATATCTGACACAGTGGAGAAAAATGTGTTCGACATGTTTCTTGTTAAAGAGCAAACTGGTGAACTAATATTAAACGGTCAGATTGACTATGAAAAGGTGAGCCATTATGAACTTAATATTCAGGCAAAAGATCAAGGAGGACTATCTAACACATGCAAAGTCATTATCGATGTTCTTGACATTAATGATAATTCGCCTAGTATTCAAATTCTGTCTAATTCCCATTCCATACCTGAAGGCTGTAAGACTGGTACTATTGTTGCAATGCTAAATGTTGATGATCTTGATTCAGGTGTAAATGGTCAGGTTCAGTGTGTCATAATAGAGAATATTCCCTTTGCCATAACATCTCAGTCTAGTAGCTTCTTCAGTTTGCAAACAGAACAGGAattggacagagagagagaagctgatTACAATATCAGTGTAATATGTACTGATGAGGGAGTGCCAGCGCTCTCCAGCAGTGTCTCTCTCCGTGTGCAAATATCAGATGTAAATGACAATGCTCCTATCTTTGAGAAAAGTCACTATGAGGCATGTGTGCTGGAGAATAACACACCTGGTCTCTCTATATTTACAATTAAAGCCAGTGATGCTGATTGGAACCAGAATGCCCgtgtttcttatattctagaaGACAGCACTGTTAATGGAGTCTCTGTCTCATCGTATGTGTCAATTCATCCTGACAGCGGACTGATTACAGCTGTGCGCTCTTTCGACTATGAACAACTCAAAGATTTCCACTTCCGGGTAAAAGCACAAGATGGAGGCTCTCCTCCACTCAGCAGTAACGTGACAGTGAAAATAATTGTTCAAGATCAGAATGACAACGCTCCTCAAGTTCTGTATCCAGTACAGACCAGTGCTTCTGTGGTGGCCGAGATTGTGCCTCGTGCTGCAGATGTTGGATATCTGGTCACTAAAGTGGTGGCTGTTGATGTGGACTCTGGACAGAATGCCTGGCTCTCCTATAAACTACAGAAAGCTACAGACAGAGCGCTGTTTGAAGTGGGtttacagaatggagaaataagaaCTGTGCGACAAGTGACTGATAAAGATGCTGTCAAACAAAAACTGACTGTTGTTGTGGAGGATAACGGACAGCCCTCTCGCTCAGCTGTGGTCTCCATTAATGTGGCTGTGGCTGACAGCTTTCCTGAAGTGCTGTCAGAATTCACAGACTTTACGCATGAAAAACAGCATGACGACAACCTGACATTTTATTTAGTTCTCGCACTGGCcgctgtttctttcttatttatcACATGTGTGGTTGTGATAATATCAGTAAAGGTCTACAGATGGAGACAATCTCGCTTCTTATATCAGCCCAATCTGCCTGTTATTCCGTACTATCCACCGCATTACGCAGACACAGGAGTCACCGGAACTCTGCCGCACGGTTATAATTATGAAGTGTGCATGACGACTGACTCGAGGAAGAGTGACTGTAAGTTTTCTACACTGGGTGGGAAGAATATCTTAGTAGTGGACCCGAGTTTTGCTGAGACGATGCAGCGCACGATCAAGAAAAATAGTTCCATCGACGATGTCAGCTCTGCAGAATCGGTAAGAAAGGTCATGTTAGacgtattatcattattattatttttttccgtaTAA
- the LOC113093096 gene encoding LOW QUALITY PROTEIN: protocadherin gamma-A11-like (The sequence of the model RefSeq protein was modified relative to this genomic sequence to represent the inferred CDS: deleted 3 bases in 2 codons) has product MPDAMIIRSVLFLTLLVHIARGQVSYSIPEEMEKGSMVGNIAQDLGLDLQRLKSGKARIYSRDSTEYIELNRNTGSLLIREKMDRESLCAKTTPCAVHLQMILDNPMEFYTITIEITDINDNAPSFQRNEFRFEISESAAAGAGFMLGRALDPDVGTNALQSYSLKPTDKFRLELHSQADGSKNVEMILQRPLDRETQSSFTLLLEAFDGGNPVLSGTVQIHITVLDINDNAPVFMQKVYKTTISENAPKGTILTVVSASDADEGSNSVVTYYISDAVEKNVAEIFLINEKSGELILNGQVDYEKVSHYEINIQAKDQGGLSNACKVIVDVLDINDNSPSINIVSSSHSISEGSKSGTVVSVLNVDDFDSGVNGQVQCVLNEDIPFVLSPSSNFFSLQTEQELDREREAQYNISVICTDEGVPALSSSVSLHVHISDVNDNAPIFEKSHYEACVLENNTPGLSIFTIKAGDADWNQNARVSYILEDSTVNGVSVSSYVSVHPDSGLITAVRSFDYEQLKDFHFRVKAQDGGSPPLSSNVTVRIIVQDQNDNAPQVLYPVQTGASVVAEIVPRAAEVGYLVTKVVAVDVDSGQNSWLSYKLQKATDRALFEVGLQNGEIRTVRQVTDKDAVKQKLTVVVEDNGQPSRSAVVSINVAVADSFPEVLSEFTDFTHGKHYDENLTFYLVLALAAVSFLFITCVVVIISVKIYRWRQSRFLYQSNLPVIPYYPPHYTDTGVTG; this is encoded by the exons ATGCCTGATGCAATGATAATACGCTCGGTGCTGTTTTTGACTCTTCTGGTTCACATAGCGCGAGGACAAGTCAGTTACTCGATTCCTGAAGAAATGGAAAAAGGGTCGATGGTGGGAAACATTGCGCAGGATTTGGGCTTGGATTTACAACGATTAAAGTCAGGAAAAGCGAGAATTTATTCAAGAGACAGTACGGAATACATTGAACTGAACAGAAACACTGGATCCCTGCTTATAAGAGAGAAAATGGACCGCGAGTCTCTTTGTGCAAAAACGACTCCATGTGCGGTGCATCTTCAAATGATTTTGGACAACCCGATGGAATTCTACACGATTACAATAGAAATCACGGATATCAATGATAACGCTCCTAGTTTCCAGAGAAATGAATTTAGGTTTGAGATCAGCGAATCGGCGGCTGCGGGTGCTGGTTTTATGCTTGGCAGAGCTCTCGATCCAGATGTAGGAACAAATGCTCTACAGAGCTACTCGCTGAAACCGACTGATAAATTTAGACTTGAATTGCACAGTCAGGCAGATGGTAGTAAAAACGTCGAGATGATTTTACAAAGGCCACTTGATAGAGAAACGCAAAGCTCATTTACTTTGCTGTTAGAAGCGTTTGATGGAGGTAATCCTGTGCTCTCTGGAACCGTTCAGATACACATCACTGTGTTAGATATTAATGATAATGCTCCTGTTTTTATGCAAAAGGTATATAAAACCACAATATCAGAAAACGCACCGAAAGGTACGATATTAACAGTGGTGAGCGCGTCTGATGCAGACGAAGGATCCAACAGTGTAGTGACGTACTACATATCTGACGCAGTGGAGAAAAATGTGGCTGAAATATTCTTAATCAATGAAAAGAGTGGTGAACTAATTTTAAATGGTCAGGTTGACTATGAAAAGGTGagtcattatgaaattaatatcCAGGCAAAAGATCAAGGAGGACTGTCTAATGCATGTAAAGTCATTGTCGATGTTCTTGACATTAATGACAACTCGCCTAGTATTAATATTGTGTCTAGTTCCCATTCAATATCTGAGGGATCAAAGTCTGGTACTGTTGTTTCAGTCCTAAATGTTGATGATTTTGATTCAGGTGTAAATGGTCAGGTTCAGTGCGTCTTAAATGAAGACATTCCCTTTGTATTA TCTCCATCTAGCAATTTCTTCAGCTTGCAAACAGAACAGGAattggacagagagagagaagctcaGTACAATATCAGTGTAATATGTACTGATGAGGGAGTGCCAGCGCTCTCCAGCAGTGTCTCTCTCCATGTGCACATATCAGATGTGAATGACAATGCTCCTATCTTTGAGAAAAGTCACTATGAGGCATGTGTGCTGGAGAATAACACACCTGGTCTCTCTATATTTACAATTAAAGCCGGTGATGCTGATTGGAACCAGAATGCCCgtgtttcttatattctagaaGACAGCACTGTTAATGGAGTCTCTGTCTCATCGTATGTGTCAGTTCATCCTGACAGCGGACTGATTACAGCTGTGCGCTCTTTCGACTATGAACAACTCAAAGATTTCCACTTCCGGGTAAAAGCACAAGATGGAGGCTCTCCTCCGCTCAGCAGTAACGTGACAGTGAGA ATAATTGTTCAAGATCAGAATGATAACGCTCCTCAGGTTCTGTATCCAGTACAGACCGGTGCTTCTGTGGTGGCTGAGATTGTGCCTCGTGCTGCAGAGGTTGGATATCTGGTCACTAAAGTGGTGGCTGTTGATGTGGACTCTGGACAGAATTCCTGGCTCTCCTATAAACTACAGAAAGCTACAGACAGAGCGCTGTTTGAAGTGGGtttacagaatggagaaataagaaCTGTGCGACAAGTGACTGATAAAGATGCTGTCAAACAAAAACTGACTGTTGTTGTGGAGGATAACGGACAGCCCTCTCGCTCAGCTGTGGTCTCCATTAATGTGGCTGTGGCTGACAGCTTTCCTGAAGTGCTGTCAGAGTTCACAGACTTTACGCATGGAAAACACTATGACGAGAATCTGACCTTTTATTTAGTTCTCGCACTGGCcgctgtttctttcttatttatcACATGTGTGGTTGTGATAATATCAGTAAAGATCTACAGATGGAGACAATCTCGCTTCTTATATCAGTCCAATCTGCCTGTTATTCCGTACTATCCACCGCATTACACAGACACAGGAGTCACCGGA
- the LOC113093099 gene encoding protocadherin gamma-A11-like, whose translation MASFVMWHAAAVLMILFRYSVRGQISYSIPEEIPKGSIVGNISQGLGLDLKRLKSGKARIFAGDNNKFVGLNKEKGILLTEEKIDREALCAKTTPCALHLQLILEDPMEWYDVTVEIIDINDNDPSFPKGEITFEISESAVVGARFMLENAIDLDVGSNSQLSYLLKPTDHFVLSFQSQTDGDRNMEMVLQKALDRENKEQLTLLLTAIDGGEPQLTSTVRINVTVLDINDNPPVFNQRVYKASLPENTPKNTVITSVSASDADEGSNAIITYYMSSTGDVNDLFMVDGRSGKIILKGSADFEKASRYQLNMQARDQGGLSDSCKVIIDLTDINDNKPAISIVSMSNSISEESRPSTVVAMLNVNDLDSGLNGQVHCYINDNIPFAIASSSSFFSLQTEQELDREREAQYNISVICTDEGVPALSSSVSLRVQISDVNDNAPIFEKSNYEACVLENNTPGLSIFTIKASDADWNQNARVSYILEDSTVNGVSVSSYVSIHPDSGLITAVRSFDYEQLKDFHFQVKAQDGGSPPLSSNVTVKIIVQDQNDNAPQVLYPVQTGASVVAEIVPRAADVGYLVTKVVAVDVDSGQNAWLSYKLQKATDKALFEVGLQNGEIRTVRQVTDKDAFKQKLTVVVEDNGQPSRSAVVSINVAVADSFPEVLSEFTGFTHEKHYDKNLTFYLVLALAAVSFLFITCVVVIISVKVYRWRQSRFLLQSKLPVIPYYPPHYADTGVTGTLPHRYNYEVCMTTDSRKSDCMFSTLGGKNVLMVDPSFAETMSHTIKKNSSIDDLQSTDPVRKFWKQLFFIYF comes from the coding sequence ATGGCCAGCTTTGTAATGTGGCACGCTGCAGCGGTTTTAATGATCCTGTTTCGATACTCGGTGAGAGGGCAGATCAGCTATTCCATTCCAGAAGAAATACCAAAAGGGTCGATCGTTGGAAATATTTCCCAAGGCTTGGGTTTGGATTTAAAAAGACTGAAGTCAGGGAAGGCGCGCATATTTGCTGGAGACAATAACAAATTCGTCGGACTGAATAAAGAGAAGGGCATACTTCTCACTGAGGAGAAAATAGACCGCGAGGCTCTTTGTGCTAAAACGACTCCATGTGCTTTACACCTTCAGCTGATTTTGGAAGATCCAATGGAATGGTATGATGTCACAGTGGAAATCATCGACATAAATGATAATGATCCGAGTTTTCCTAAAGGTGagattacatttgaaataagCGAGTCTGCTGTAGTCGGAGCCAGATTCATGTTGGAAAATGCGATCGATCTGGATGTCGGATCTAACAGTCAATTGAGTTATTTACTGAAACCGACAGATCATTTTGTATTAAGTTTTCAAAGTCAAACGGATGGCGACAGAAACATGGAGATGGTGCTGCAAAAGGCTCTAGACCGTGAAAACAAAGAGCAGTTGACCTTGTTGTTAACGGCAATAGATGGAGGTGAGCCTCAGCTGACCAGCACTGTGCGAATAAACGTAACTGTGCTAGATATTAATGACAATCCTCCTGTGTTCAATCAAAGAGTGTACAAAGCCTCTCTTCCTGAAAATACACCTAAAAACACTGTTATCACGTCCGTCAGCGCTTCTGATGCTGATGAGGGCTCGAATGCAATTATAACTTACTACATGTCAAGCACTGGAGatgtaaatgatttattcatggTTGATGGACGAAGCGGGAAAATAATCTTAAAAGGCTCAGCTGACTTTGAAAAGGCAAGTCGTTATCAACTTAACATGCAAGCACGTGACCAAGGAGGACTGTCTGATTCATGTAAAGTTATAATTGATCTCACTGATATAAACGATAACAAACCAGCAATAAGCATTGTTTCTATGTCAAACTCAATATCAGAGGAGTCTAGACCTAGCACTGTTGTTgcaatgctaaatgtaaatgatctTGACTCTGGGTTGAATGGCCAGGTTCACTGCTACATTAATGATAATATTCCATTTGCTATTGCGTCTTCCAGCAGTTTCTTTAGCTTGCAAACAGAGCAGGAactggatagagagagagaagctcAGTACAATATCAGTGTAATATGTACTGATGAGGGAGTGCCAGCGCTCTCCAGCAGTGTCTCTCTCCGTGTGCAAATATCAGATGTGAATGACAATGCTCCTATCTTTGAGAAAAGTAACTATGAGGCATGTGTGCTGGAGAATAACACACCTGGTCTCTCTATATTTACAATTAAAGCCAGTGATGCTGATTGGAACCAGAATGCCCgtgtttcttatattctagaaGACAGCACTGTTAATGGAGTCTCTGTCTCATCGTATGTGTCAATTCATCCTGACAGCGGACTGATTACAGCTGTGCGCTCTTTCGACTATGAACAACTCAAAGATTTCCACTTTCAGGTAAAAGCACAAGATGGAGGCTCTCCTCCACTCAGCAGTAACGTGACAGTGAAAATAATTGTTCAAGATCAGAATGACAACGCTCCTCAGGTTCTGTATCCAGTACAGACCGGTGCTTCTGTGGTGGCTGAGATTGTGCCTCGTGCTGCAGATGTTGGATATCTGGTCACTAAAGTGGTGGCTGTTGATGTGGACTCTGGACAGAATGCCTGGCTCTCCTATAAACTACAGAAAGCTACAGACAAAGCGCTGTTTGAAGTGGGtttacagaatggagaaataagaaCTGTGCGACAAGTGACTGATAAAGATGCTTTCAAACAAAAACTGACTGTTGTTGTGGAAGATAACGGACAGCCGTCTCGCTCAGCTGTGGTCTCCATTAACGTGGCTGTGGCTGACAGCTTTCCTGAAGTGCTGTCAGAGTTCACAGGCTTTACGCATGAAAAACACTATGACAAGAATCTGACCTTTTATTTAGTTCTCGCACTGGctgctgtttctttcttatttatcACATGCGTGGTTGTCATAATATCAGTTAAGGTCTACAGATGGAGGCAATCTCGCTTCTTATTACAGTCTAAACTGCCTGTTATTCCATACTATCCACCGCATTACGCAGACACAGGAGTCACTGGAACTCTGCCGCACAGGTATAATTATGAAGTGTGTATGACAACTGACTCGAGGAAGAGTGACTGCATGTTTTCTACACTGGGTGGGAAGAATGTCTTAATGGTGGACCCGAGTTTCGCTGAAACTATGAGTCACACAATCAAGAAAAATAGTTCTATCGACGATCTCCAGTCAACAGATCCGGTAAGAAAGTTTTGGAAACAATTattctttatttacttttaa